CCTCTCAGAGGTTCAAGGAATCACAGAAGATATCAATTCGGCCCAATGCGGTCGCTTTTGGCTAATATTACATACACAGTACGCCAGGGCGCATGCGTCGCGAACGTTGCTCTATTTTTTGTCCTTTGTCTTGGTATTGTTGGTGATCCACGATAAGCCCTCGACTAGACCCTGGCCCGTTAGGGCATTACTTCCAATGACACACCACAGTTGGCTGTCGAGATGCGACTTCAGCTCAAGGTAGTCGGAGATTTCTTGTGGGTTCATGGAGCCTTTCAAATCCTGCTTGTTGGCCAGAACCAGCAACACTACTTCCTCCATCTCTTTGTCACCTATAATACTGTAGAGTTCTTCCTTGGCCTCATTGAGTCTCTTCATGTCCTGTGAGTCTATCACGAAGATAAGTGCAGTCGTAGCTGGAAAGTAGTGCCTCCATAAAGGTCTGAGTCGGTCCTGTCCTCCCACGTCCCACATGTTAAACTTGACGTTCCTGAAAGAGACTGTTTCTACATTGAAGCCTACTGTAGGGGCTGATGTTTTtatcttgttgagcttgagcttgtaAAGAATCGTAGTTTTGCCAGCATTGTCCAGTCCGAGCatcaagatcttcattTCTCGATATCCGAACATCTTGACCATTACCCTCGATATTGAGTTGCCCATGTTGCTGCTCTTTGCCTCTTGTCCCGCAGAAGCACTGATGCCAAGATCCAACTGCGGATTGGAATTTCCAAATAAACTATTTTCTAGCTTCTTTTACCTATCAAATTTTATACAGCTCATCATCCCGATTATATTGTTGCCAACGGTCCAAAATCATGCAGGGTCATAAAACTCCACCAGGTGGCATGAATATCACGTGCTATAACTGTACATACTCCTGCTGATACAAGGAATGTGCTATCCGGACTCTGGGAGTTGGGAAACAAGGTATTTGGGGTGgtacaaagaaaagcatAGAGAAATCGGTAGGAAACCAACGTGGGGTGCAGAATTTCCGGAAATGAGATGAAATGTTGTATATTCTTTTATATCAAAGAAAGGTGTATGTTAAAATTCAGCGTTGCGCGCTAAGGCGCCAAAGGGCAGGTAGCAAACGTTGGAATTTGTGAACCAAATTAATACACGAGGGAACTGTACCTTGTTAGCGCCTTTCGCGAAACTTGGAGAATTTCCTACATCGCTTTGAAGTGCTATTATTATGCTGGCGCGCGAAGTCATAACCTACGTTCCTGTCCTTGACATCAAACGCAGCTGAGTGGGACTTGTATCTTGGATATAAAGCtagcttcttttggaaggccTTCTTGAACTCGCAATAAACTTGTATAATTGAGAAGCTAGTTTGAGGATTATGTAGCCACTGGCGTGCAAAAGTACCGGGCCAGTCGACCGAAACCATTAAATTCAGTTAAATCGCTACTTGCTTGGGGTTACGGGCGTATTTTGTATTGTCCAAGAGACGCATTGCTACAGGGCACGAGTGCATCATAGTGCCAAGCTCTAACAATTCTTTGCTAGACTTATAACTTAAGGAGACGTACTGTTAACTGTGTCACAAAAGAGTAACTTGTCGAGTTCCTATGAATTAAGACACAGCTTAACAAAACGCCGCGATTTAAGCAAACCTGAAACCGAAATGAGTGGCACGAACCAAAAAATCTCCAAAAATTCCCTGAAAGCAGGGAAATAATGCTTCCTTACTTAGCCGTCCAACATTGGGTTTCACACGCTGGCAATCGTCTTAATAATTACCTCAAAAGATAGCGAAGTCCTTTCTCAATTTTTTCGCGATAAGCCCTTATTAAAGTTGATTTAAGTCTTAAGGGACCCTAAACTCAATAGCGCAATTGTTCTTTGCCAGATTCATCGCCTAAAGGACCATGATCGCAGAGTAGCGACAGCGCCCGCAGTGTCATGTGCCGGGATTACCTGACTTGGAATATGGAATGAAAGGCCTGGACGTCACGTGAGCAAAGTGTGTATGTATTGACATTTTGGCGACCGCGGAATGAGCAACACATACTACAACCATCTTGGAAGCCGGCCATATCTTTCCTCCTATCCATGGACTTTCACATCCCTTCTTGTCTGCCCGAAGAAGCTGGTAATCGGCTGCgagagctcatcaaagatTACCATGATGGCGACGTAACAGCAAAAGgatatttgaagaaaaggcaaGAAATCCTGGACAAACACAACCCGACTGCGTACCCACTTGGTTCCCCAAACTCTGCGCAGAACCGCGGATCGACGCATATTCGAAACCACAGTCTCGCTTCGACTATTAGATCTCAAAGATCTAGCGTCGCACAAGGCAATGATAACTACTCTATCGACACCACTTCAATACTCAACTCGAGAAACAACTCTATATACAAAGTCACAACCAGAAACTCAAGCGTACTCAACAGTAAGTCAAGTGCCTTAACATCCCCCGCTAAAAGCTCAGGAGGCGACACTTCGGGACCATGCTACAACCCAATGATTCCCCTGCTGCCGCGCACAGAAAGCCCACCTATGACAGACTCGCTCCCTGCTATTCTCCGCGCCAGGTCACAACTTTATGAACGAGAGACTGCTTTTATGAgtatcaacaacaagaacaaggaaaccGGGATTAGTTGGGACAAGCTCTATCTGcgagctgaaaaagttgctCATGAACTTGGAAAACATAAGCTTTACAAAATGGACAAGGTACTTTTGTGGTTTAATAAGGAAGACCTTGTAGAGTTTACGGTCTCCCTTCTTGGGTGTTTTATAGCAGGAATGGTTGCGGTTCCTGTTTCTTTGGAGACTTACTCACTTAGCGAAATATCCCAGATAGTGGGCCTCACTAACGCAGGGTTTACTTTGATTGCTGAAAACTGTCTTAAGCAAATTGACAGCCTGCGGTTTGATGGCAATAACAAGGTGCGACTGACGAAAAGTGGATTTTTATCGGACATTACCTTTATAACCACCGATGACCTTGGCACATATTCCAAGGCTAAGAAGAGCAGCCCTACGTTCGATATACCTAGTGTATCGTATATCGAATTTACAAGAACCCCTTTGGGGCGCCTCTCTGGCGTCGTAATGAAACACAAAATACTATCCAAACAGTTAGAAACAATGGCCAGTATCTTAAATTCGCGAAGAAAAGCTCATTGGCCAAAAGGAGATATCGAGAGATCTtataaaaacaaaagaactGGATCAAGGTACATTATGCTCAGTAGCTTAGATCCCACCCGATCCACCGGCCTAATCTTCGGCGTTTTGTTCAATATCTACACCGGCAATCTCCTCATGACAGTAGATGATCGCTTGTTGCAAAAGACAGGCATGTACGAAaatatcatcaacaagCACAGGGTCAATATTTTGCTGAACGATCAACTACAACTCAAGCAGGTGGTTATTAATTACCTCGAAAACCCTGCACTTGTAACTagcaagaaaaacaagattgATTTTAGCTGCATTAACTGGTGCATTACATCTTGTACAAATATTGACACAGAGGTTACTGACATGATCGTGCACAAATGGCTAAAAAACCTTGGGTGTCTGGATGCTTCGCAATGCTACTCGCCAATGCTCACACTTCTGGATTTTGGTGGTATATTTGTGTCTATGCGAGACCAGCTTGGAAACCTCGGAAACTTCCCAGTACATGACACTAAACTGAGACTTCaagatgaacttttcatcGACAAAGAGCTCCTGAAAGAAAACATTATCAAACCAAGCATAACCGCCATGATTaactcttcaagctcaacaaaagactATTTGAGATTATCGTGTTTTGGATTTCCTATCCCTGACGCAACTGTTTGTATTGTTAACCCCGACGATGGTACTTTAGCACCAGACTTAACAGTTGGTGAGTTGTGGATCTCGTCGCCTAGTATCACTGACGAGTTTTATCAAATGGAGAAAATCAATGAATTTGTCTTCAACGCAAAACTTAATTTTAAGAAAATGACAGAACTTTGGCAGTTGGCTGCGTTTGGGCCAGATGGTggttctttcaagtcaTCTGAAAGGTTAGATACAATCATGAGTGTCTGTCCCCCCACAAAGTCGTTTATTCGGACTAAACTGATGGGGTTTGTTCACAATGGCAAAATATATGTCTTGGCATTGATTGAAGATATGTTTTTACAGAACAAGCTTGTTCGGTTGCCAAACTGGTCCCATACCTCTGATGTTACCAAAGCCAGAAATGTTGATCAACCGCAAAATACCGATGCGTCTGACAATCAAGAATCACTTCTTTCCAAAAGAGTGGTTCAAACATATTATCTGCAACATATCACCGAAAATGTTGTAAGAATGGTGGAAAAAGCCTTAGAAGTATCGGTATTTGAACTGCCGCAAAACAAGAATGAACACTTTTTAGTGATGGTAGTGGAGACTCCTCTTGCATCAAATCTATCGGCCGCAACTGTGCAACCCACTCTAGCCTCAATAGCTCAACGGAGAGAACAGTACGAAAAAAAGAT
The Lachancea thermotolerans CBS 6340 chromosome G complete sequence genome window above contains:
- the CMR2 gene encoding Cmr2p (similar to uniprot|Q12275 Saccharomyces cerevisiae YOR093C Hypothetical ORF) encodes the protein MDFHIPSCLPEEAGNRLRELIKDYHDGDVTAKGYLKKRQEILDKHNPTAYPLGSPNSAQNRGSTHIRNHSLASTIRSQRSSVAQGNDNYSIDTTSILNSRNNSIYKVTTRNSSVLNSKSSALTSPAKSSGGDTSGPCYNPMIPLLPRTESPPMTDSLPAILRARSQLYERETAFMSINNKNKETGISWDKLYLRAEKVAHELGKHKLYKMDKVLLWFNKEDLVEFTVSLLGCFIAGMVAVPVSLETYSLSEISQIVGLTNAGFTLIAENCLKQIDSLRFDGNNKVRLTKSGFLSDITFITTDDLGTYSKAKKSSPTFDIPSVSYIEFTRTPLGRLSGVVMKHKILSKQLETMASILNSRRKAHWPKGDIERSYKNKRTGSRYIMLSSLDPTRSTGLIFGVLFNIYTGNLLMTVDDRLLQKTGMYENIINKHRVNILLNDQLQLKQVVINYLENPALVTSKKNKIDFSCINWCITSCTNIDTEVTDMIVHKWLKNLGCLDASQCYSPMLTLLDFGGIFVSMRDQLGNLGNFPVHDTKLRLQDELFIDKELLKENIIKPSITAMINSSSSTKDYLRLSCFGFPIPDATVCIVNPDDGTLAPDLTVGELWISSPSITDEFYQMEKINEFVFNAKLNFKKMTELWQLAAFGPDGGSFKSSERLDTIMSVCPPTKSFIRTKLMGFVHNGKIYVLALIEDMFLQNKLVRLPNWSHTSDVTKARNVDQPQNTDASDNQESLLSKRVVQTYYLQHITENVVRMVEKALEVSVFELPQNKNEHFLVMVVETPLASNLSAATVQPTLASIAQRREQYEKKMTTMVEQIYKILWIFHRIQPMCIILVTPRSLPRRYCSLEIANSTVEKKFLSGGLNSKFVKFQLDNVVLDFIPHSSYVNESIFSEHLSSLRHSAIGQENAMLSGNSGALPWQTSGIDYREKCMDNRNNKDLTTFSSIIDILEWRSAKQSDEFAFSDGIAGSSVANSSPNNVHSKVSWKTFSSIVGNFVKKIVQSKTPLKSGDHVAILSGNSVEYVATVIACFYCNLVVIPIAPLNEAYPNEEVNFLMSVVNNHNVKRIFVDAKMYAMLEDGTSISRQIKKFKHLLPKITVFSKIKKKNDISPSNFKDVLKNRRGSLTSESSPCVIWIDRETDIHQEINVVVTHKVLLNMCKIVKETLQLTSDSPVISMYKHTAGLGFIQTCLIGIYVGTTSCFFNYQDILGDATNFLISLQNFSVKNLILSPEMLYLILDRANSIIERGRAIGSGRKDSKLAKTMLRPDFLKKVRNIMIPFKGRPLTNTIQACLEKYPSIVINTSQLNYVYQHIFNPLVALNPLNVPSLDIYLDLTSLREGLVRDINPNGLTSSDLSQYLHLQSSGVVAVCTDVPIVNPETLEPCYENEIGEIWCCSEANVYDYWISKVTSPEKQVRFSGKKANLQKTSFVSAQFKSKLGGQADNGLSYLRTGDLGFIKRIKCTDSRDNTLELAVLYVLGSINETVEILGLTHFVSDLEATVKSAHPCIANCMVAKVGGLLSCLVECRNSRGYEHSNITPLIVAALLKKNGVVLDLCCFVKPKSARITGNAWQTNRMTLLKDWLKGRLQVEAQFGINYGENNSIYLLSDFAERK
- the ARF3 gene encoding Arf family GTPase ARF3 (highly similar to uniprot|P40994 Saccharomyces cerevisiae YOR094W ARF3 Glucose-repressible ADP-ribosylation factor GTPase of the Ras superfamily involved in development of polarity), giving the protein MGNSISRVMVKMFGYREMKILMLGLDNAGKTTILYKLKLNKIKTSAPTVGFNVETVSFRNVKFNMWDVGGQDRLRPLWRHYFPATTALIFVIDSQDMKRLNEAKEELYSIIGDKEMEEVVLLVLANKQDLKGSMNPQEISDYLELKSHLDSQLWCVIGSNALTGQGLVEGLSWITNNTKTKDKK